A stretch of Desulfobacter hydrogenophilus DNA encodes these proteins:
- a CDS encoding sigma-54-dependent transcriptional regulator has product MTAAYKILIVDDDPNILEVLEERLSASNFKVLKAKNAAGAEQILKAKKGIDLLLSDIKMPGKGGMELFTDIRRSLPDLPVIFLTAYGTIPDAVDAIKLGAADYISKPFDGLELIEKINAVIALRGTGVGTGPVPLFESGFYWGKSAVMKHLYTTVKKVAVTEVNVLILGESGVGKECIAGCIHKNSPRKKQPYMVVDCGSTPAGILESELFGHLKGAFTHAVKDKVGLIEAAHSGTLFLDEIGNISHDMQCRMLRFLEDKKIRQVGAVKETSVDCRVIAATNADLAQAIDEGSFRQDLYYRLKGITLTIPPLRERKEDIYPLAEFFAGNYGQIHGTDQLRISDAAVKVLEEHPWPGNVRELKNTIEAGAVLCQNQVIEPWDLQIESIRANAVLTSDLPNSQAFSIAQSEKDTIIRALKESRGVQKDAADLLGISKRAMHYKVRKYDIDPTVYK; this is encoded by the coding sequence GTGACGGCAGCATATAAAATACTCATTGTTGACGATGACCCCAATATCCTGGAAGTCTTGGAGGAAAGGCTTTCCGCATCCAACTTCAAGGTCTTGAAAGCAAAGAATGCAGCAGGGGCTGAACAGATTCTCAAAGCGAAGAAGGGCATAGATCTTTTGCTTTCAGATATAAAAATGCCGGGAAAAGGCGGAATGGAGTTATTCACTGATATACGTAGGTCCCTGCCGGATCTGCCTGTGATTTTTTTGACTGCCTACGGCACCATACCGGATGCTGTGGATGCTATAAAATTGGGCGCTGCCGATTATATTTCCAAGCCTTTTGACGGTTTGGAACTGATTGAAAAAATCAATGCTGTGATAGCCTTGCGCGGCACAGGTGTCGGCACGGGACCTGTGCCTCTGTTTGAATCCGGATTTTACTGGGGAAAGTCCGCTGTCATGAAGCATCTTTATACCACGGTAAAAAAGGTGGCTGTCACCGAGGTCAACGTGCTAATTCTCGGGGAGAGTGGGGTAGGTAAGGAGTGTATTGCCGGATGTATTCACAAAAATAGCCCAAGAAAAAAACAGCCTTACATGGTTGTGGACTGTGGATCAACGCCGGCAGGTATCCTTGAAAGTGAATTGTTCGGCCATCTGAAAGGGGCGTTTACCCATGCCGTAAAGGATAAGGTCGGGCTTATCGAGGCCGCGCACTCCGGGACTCTTTTCCTGGATGAGATCGGCAATATCTCCCATGACATGCAATGCCGTATGTTAAGATTCCTGGAGGATAAAAAAATCCGCCAGGTAGGCGCGGTAAAAGAAACATCTGTGGACTGTCGGGTGATTGCCGCGACCAATGCCGATCTTGCCCAGGCCATTGATGAGGGAAGCTTCCGACAGGATCTGTACTATCGGCTCAAGGGAATCACCCTGACCATTCCGCCTTTGCGGGAGCGAAAAGAAGATATTTATCCTTTGGCCGAGTTCTTCGCCGGCAACTATGGCCAGATACACGGTACTGATCAGTTACGTATTTCCGATGCCGCAGTTAAAGTGCTGGAAGAACATCCCTGGCCCGGCAATGTCCGGGAATTGAAAAATACCATTGAAGCCGGGGCTGTTCTGTGCCAAAATCAGGTTATTGAACCATGGGACCTTCAGATTGAAAGCATCAGGGCAAATGCGGTACTGACTTCAGATCTGCCCAATTCCCAGGCGTTTTCCATTGCACAGAGTGAAAAGGATACCATTATAAGGGCCTTGAAAGAATCAAGGGGAGTTCAAAAAGATGCGGCCGATCTTTTGGGTATCAGTAAACGGGCCATGCATTATAAGGTCAGAAAGTACGATATTGATCCTACAGTCTATAAATAA
- a CDS encoding carbon starvation CstA family protein, protein MMILSFAGYLIMYNLYGRYIGKKIFNLAQKAGIPAVEMEDGVNYVPTKKEVIFGHIFTSIAGTGPFV, encoded by the coding sequence ATCATGATCCTATCCTTTGCAGGGTATCTTATCATGTACAACCTTTACGGTCGATACATCGGCAAAAAGATATTCAACCTGGCCCAGAAAGCAGGTATCCCTGCCGTAGAAATGGAAGACGGGGTGAATTATGTGCCCACTAAAAAAGAGGTGATCTTTGGGCATATTTTTACGTCCATTGCCGGCACAGGTCCCTTTGTATGA
- a CDS encoding YkgJ family cysteine cluster protein: protein MTCIAKFDKAVKTLEEIYALFDTAMAAFPFACAKQCADCCTCNVTATGLEIAYIQDRLDAGALDDIRVRLDRAGQSRRYRPLQTTNGFALACMEGRDADEEENDPSWGTCPLLEDGICSIYPVRPLGCRVMMSTTPCRQTGQADMPFLALTITTIFMQFVEHLDAGGVYGSFLDLLEYAGKNALGCNRLKENDKISEIAQNLKIPALMIPPEHVEKTRTLVQSLGRMIRENDSSST from the coding sequence ATGACATGTATTGCAAAATTCGATAAAGCTGTTAAGACCCTTGAGGAGATCTACGCCTTGTTTGACACGGCTATGGCTGCATTTCCATTTGCCTGCGCAAAACAGTGTGCAGACTGCTGTACCTGTAATGTCACGGCCACAGGTCTTGAAATTGCCTATATCCAAGACCGTCTGGATGCCGGGGCGCTGGACGATATCCGTGTGCGGCTGGACCGTGCCGGGCAAAGCCGCCGGTACCGGCCTCTTCAGACCACCAACGGATTTGCTCTGGCCTGTATGGAGGGCCGTGATGCCGATGAGGAAGAAAACGATCCGTCCTGGGGAACCTGTCCTTTGCTTGAAGATGGGATTTGTTCCATCTATCCTGTCCGCCCCTTGGGGTGTCGGGTGATGATGTCCACAACCCCTTGTCGGCAGACAGGGCAGGCGGATATGCCCTTTCTTGCATTAACCATAACAACTATTTTCATGCAGTTTGTGGAACATTTGGATGCAGGTGGTGTATACGGCAGCTTCCTTGATCTGCTGGAATATGCAGGAAAGAATGCCTTGGGTTGTAATCGATTGAAGGAGAATGACAAGATTTCCGAAATCGCCCAAAATTTAAAGATTCCTGCGCTTATGATTCCGCCTGAGCATGTCGAAAAGACCCGAACTCTTGTTCAGTCTCTTGGACGCATGATCCGGGAAAATGACAGCTCCTCAACTTGA
- a CDS encoding IMP cyclohydrolase, translating into MSTDLKKMYKTIMDDHFTPAMEISFVNGDSRQTLFYEKASWIIDGVEKGLRYGENPGQEAALYRLVNGNLALGDAKTIVPGKHLVSDIELLQSGKHPGKTNLTDADNSLNILRYFTDTPCAVIVKHNNPCGAARADSLEQAYAKAYMADRIAAFGGCIALNKAVDKATAEGIADQYAEVVVAPEFEDGVIEILGRRKNLRVIRINAMDKLQSFIGERVVDFKSLMDGGIVAQWSFVPKTLKKEDLFIASTDYKGTTYKVDRVPTDQEYEDMLFGWLVESGITSNSVIYVKDNCTVGIGTGEQDRVGVAEIAVDKAYRKLCDRYCFERYNISFADMTDEDKKAEIEADVAKQKGGLIGSSMISDAFFPFRDGIDVGLRQGVTAIIQPGGSMNDYQSIEACNENGASMVYTGQRSFKH; encoded by the coding sequence ATGAGCACAGATCTTAAAAAAATGTATAAAACCATAATGGATGACCATTTTACTCCGGCCATGGAAATTTCCTTTGTGAATGGAGATAGCCGGCAGACCCTGTTTTATGAAAAGGCCTCCTGGATTATTGATGGCGTGGAAAAGGGCCTTCGTTACGGGGAGAATCCGGGCCAGGAAGCCGCATTATATCGGCTGGTAAATGGGAATTTGGCACTCGGAGACGCAAAAACCATCGTGCCGGGTAAACATCTTGTGTCCGATATTGAACTGCTGCAATCGGGTAAACACCCGGGCAAAACCAATTTAACGGATGCAGACAACTCCCTGAATATCCTTCGGTATTTTACGGATACCCCCTGTGCCGTCATTGTTAAGCACAACAATCCCTGCGGGGCTGCCCGGGCGGACAGCCTGGAACAGGCCTATGCCAAAGCCTATATGGCAGATCGTATCGCGGCGTTTGGCGGATGCATTGCCCTGAACAAGGCCGTGGACAAAGCAACCGCCGAAGGCATTGCCGATCAGTACGCTGAAGTGGTGGTGGCTCCGGAGTTTGAGGATGGGGTCATTGAGATTCTGGGTCGGCGGAAAAATCTGCGTGTGATCCGGATCAACGCCATGGACAAACTACAATCCTTTATTGGTGAGCGGGTGGTGGATTTCAAAAGCCTTATGGACGGCGGCATTGTGGCCCAGTGGTCATTTGTGCCCAAGACACTCAAAAAAGAAGATCTTTTTATTGCTTCCACAGACTACAAGGGAACAACATATAAAGTAGACCGGGTACCCACGGACCAGGAATACGAGGATATGCTTTTTGGCTGGCTGGTGGAGTCCGGTATTACGTCTAATTCCGTAATATATGTCAAGGACAACTGCACTGTGGGTATCGGCACCGGTGAACAGGACCGGGTGGGGGTTGCGGAAATCGCCGTGGACAAGGCCTATCGCAAATTGTGTGACCGATACTGCTTTGAACGCTACAATATTTCATTTGCCGACATGACCGATGAAGATAAAAAAGCCGAAATTGAAGCGGATGTGGCAAAACAAAAGGGTGGGCTTATTGGTTCTTCCATGATCTCAGATGCTTTTTTCCCGTTCAGGGACGGCATTGATGTGGGTTTGCGACAGGGGGTAACAGCCATTATCCAGCCCGGCGGCTCCATGAATGATTACCAGTCCATTGAGGCCTGCAATGAAAATGGCGCCAGCATGGTATACACAGGCCAGAGAAGTTTTAAACACTAA